One segment of Paenibacillus rhizovicinus DNA contains the following:
- the thiO gene encoding glycine oxidase ThiO: MSRHIVVLGGGIVGLSCAFEAALAGDAVTVVEPGRVGGQASGAAAGMLAPFTENGEQPDAFFRLCLDSLHRYPSWVQAVEEVSGLSAELVASGSLTVAMHEADVQPLQARLAWQQRFGASAELVGPERLRELEPRLHSGVAAALHCPAESHVHAPKLVAALEAACRKLGVRILEHAGEIVPLAGVGVGEGSGTVEAAVETSAHGRVSGDALVICAGAWANAYAELCGFPIPVHPIRGQICAFDLTGAEVGGAAPGEAENVRHMVFSSQAYWVQKQDGRLICGASEDSAGYDNSVTERGIDRLTRWTPRVFPFLDGRAPVMRWAGLRPATRDGWPLIGAVPGSPNVLLAAGHYRNGILLSPATAAMVGCLLRGEAPPVAGAEASFAPDRFARRPGVPALR; this comes from the coding sequence ATGAGCCGGCATATCGTTGTCCTGGGCGGCGGCATTGTGGGCCTGTCCTGCGCGTTCGAGGCCGCGCTCGCCGGCGATGCGGTTACCGTCGTCGAGCCGGGGAGAGTCGGCGGCCAGGCTTCGGGCGCCGCGGCCGGCATGCTTGCTCCGTTCACGGAGAACGGCGAACAGCCGGATGCTTTTTTTCGGTTGTGTCTGGACAGCTTGCATCGCTACCCGTCCTGGGTGCAAGCCGTCGAAGAGGTGTCCGGCCTGTCTGCGGAGCTTGTTGCGAGCGGCAGCTTGACGGTGGCGATGCACGAGGCGGATGTGCAGCCTTTGCAGGCGCGGCTTGCTTGGCAGCAGCGCTTCGGCGCGTCCGCGGAGCTGGTCGGTCCGGAGCGGCTGCGGGAGTTGGAGCCCCGGCTGCATTCGGGCGTCGCCGCGGCGCTGCATTGCCCTGCGGAGTCGCATGTGCATGCGCCGAAGCTCGTGGCTGCGCTGGAGGCGGCATGCCGGAAGCTTGGGGTGCGCATTCTCGAGCACGCGGGAGAAATCGTGCCGCTGGCCGGTGTTGGCGTTGGTGAGGGCAGCGGTACGGTGGAAGCTGCCGTGGAGACGAGCGCGCATGGCCGGGTTAGCGGCGATGCGCTTGTCATTTGCGCCGGCGCGTGGGCGAACGCCTATGCGGAGCTGTGCGGGTTTCCGATTCCGGTCCATCCGATCCGAGGGCAGATCTGCGCGTTTGATCTGACGGGGGCGGAGGTTGGCGGTGCCGCTCCCGGCGAGGCGGAGAACGTGCGCCATATGGTGTTCTCCAGCCAAGCCTATTGGGTGCAAAAGCAGGATGGCCGGCTGATCTGCGGCGCCTCCGAAGATTCGGCCGGTTATGACAATTCCGTCACGGAGCGCGGCATCGACCGGCTTACGCGCTGGACGCCGCGCGTGTTTCCGTTTCTGGACGGACGGGCGCCCGTCATGCGCTGGGCGGGGCTTCGGCCGGCGACGCGCGACGGCTGGCCGCTGATCGGCGCGGTTCCGGGCAGTCCCAACGTGCTGCTTGCCGCGGGCCATTACCGCAACGGCATCCTGCTAAGCCCGGCGACCGCCGCGATGGTCGGCTGCCTGCTGCGCGGCGAGGCGCCGCCGGTAGCCGGAGCGGAGGCAA